The following nucleotide sequence is from Salvia splendens isolate huo1 unplaced genomic scaffold, SspV2 ctg289, whole genome shotgun sequence.
CAAGGACCCAAGCAACTGTTCCATCACCACCACAAACCAAAACCCTGAAGTATTGCAAATTTCTGAACAGCTCTAAGCCAGCCTCTGGACCTTGAGAAGAACTGAGTTCAACTACCTGGAAAAGAACAACCAATCATAAGCCAAGAAACCAACTACACATTAAAGTGCACTTTGAAATAGTGAGAGGCACAATTTAACCTTTCACATTAAGTCTATAATTCTAAACTCCACATCCTAAAGGAAAACTTTAACTACGTAATAAATTAGTAACAGTTCTTATAAAGtcaatatattataattttcagATTCATAACTGAATACTCcacaaattacattataataattatatttcaatCTTCATTTTGTTGAGCTAAATAAACCAATACCTAAAAAGACTAATTTGATCTTTAAAATTTATCCTCTTTGATAACTTTTCTGAAACATTACTGAAATACACTATACACCTACTAAAATCTAAAGTTTCAAGAGAGGCGGCATACTCATGGACTTGGGCATACACATTCTTGCTGAGAAGGTAGCAGATACAAAGATGATGTACTAATCACATGTATAGTTCAGTTAGAGTGAGGTTACTAGACTAAAATAATCCATCTAAATTTCACGTTCACTAAAACTTTCGTTCATTTCCTTCTTACTCACGAGTTTTCTTTCGCAATATTTTATCATGTGTTCTAATTTGGTACTCTTATAGAAATACTTCAGTGTACACAATGCCAAACTTACCATTCTtcataactaaaaaatattaatattaaaaaaggaGAATGGGAGAATTATAAGTCATGACAATATGAAACTTCTACCTGTATAGGGTTTAATAGCATGTTCAACCTTCTGTGCAGGAGAGGCCCGTTTCGTGCTCCACTTTTGGCATTAATGAAGACCAGAAGGGGTCTTGCATCTGAAGGTAAATCCAGAATAGTATAGTTTTTTAATCTGTGACAAGCATCAACTGATTTCTTCTTATTGACTGATGCTTTCGTTGTGCTTTTCTTATTAAGACCCTTGATAACGTTCAAAGAATGatcattatcatcttcactgcTAGAAGTCTGGATTCCAACAAGACCCTTAAGGACAGTAAGAACTGCTGTTTGGGCAGTTGGATTTTCTGGTTGCTTACCATTAGTGAACCGATTTCCATGCCTATTCCGATGCCTCTTTTTTCTGGCCTGTCCATGGACTGTAGAAGCAATAATTTCTTCAGTAATGGAACTTAATGTCTCTGTTTCAACACCTTTGACATATAGGGGAGAAAGAATGATTCTTCTGTGGGCACCTAGATCACAAACATCGCCACATTCCTCGGACATTTTCACCTGGCACTTAACATGTATAATCCGTTGACACCACAAGCAATACCAAGCTGGAGATGCATCAATAAAAGGGATGGCACAAGGTTCATCACAGTAAAAACAAAAGGCTGACATCTCGGGATTGTCGTCAAGATTAAACCATCTCTCTGACCAGTGGTGCAGAACTTTACCATAACCAGCTTGTGCAACACATTTACAATCTTTTGCTGCAAACTGAGAACAATGAAAATGAGCTGCCACACCACAAACACGACATCTATGTATTGGCGACCTTGATATAGGTTTTGCTCCTTTATTCTGAGGGTAGATTAGAGAAGTTAGGCACACACAGCATGTGGATGGCAGGCTACCAGAAGAAACATCTTCCACCCATGTATGATGCGATAGGGGAACTTTTAGATTCTTCCACGCTTGCTTTTTTGCCCGGGAAGCAGCTTTAAGCCAATTAAGAGACATCGATCTCTGCCATTTCAGGAAGGCATAAACAATAGCTAAAAGTCCAAAAGACCCTGTAATCAGCCATCCAAAGATATATCCAGAATCCAGACTCGAACTAGCAAGGAACCGAAGAAGAGGAATACTCAGTTCATTCATTGTGAATGACACTTCATTATTCTTCAAAATTCCAAAGGGAGCTCCACAGTTTCTgtagaaaaataaattctaCAAGTCCTTACCTACA
It contains:
- the LOC121789601 gene encoding diacylglycerol kinase 2-like — encoded protein: MNELSIPLLRFLASSSLDSGYIFGWLITGSFGLLAIVYAFLKWQRSMSLNWLKAASRAKKQAWKNLKVPLSHHTWVEDVSSGSLPSTCCVCLTSLIYPQNKGAKPISRSPIHRCRVCGVAAHFHCSQFAAKDCKCVAQAGYGKVLHHWSERWFNLDDNPEMSAFCFYCDEPCAIPFIDASPAWYCLWCQRIIHVKCQVKMSEECGDVCDLGAHRRIILSPLYVKGVETETLSSITEEIIASTVHGQARKKRHRNRHGNRFTNGKQPENPTAQTAVLTVLKGLVGIQTSSSEDDNDHSLNVIKGLNKKSTTKASVNKKKSVDACHRLKNYTILDLPSDARPLLVFINAKSGARNGPLLHRRLNMLLNPIQVVELSSSQGPEAGLELFRNLQYFRVLVCGGDGTVAWVLDAIEKYNYESPPPVAVLPLGTGNDLSRVLHWGGGFSVVEGQGTLSTFLTDVENAAVTMLDRWKVNITEEKSPSTVKSKFMMNYLGIGCDAKVAYEFHTDREENPAKFYSQFLNKLRYAKEGARDMMGRACADLPWQVWLEVDGKDIEIPKDAEGLIVLNIGSYMGGVDLWQNDYEYDDNFNHQYMHDKTLEVVCVTGSWHLGKLQVGLSQATRLAQGKLVRLHVSSPFPVQIDGEPFIQQPGCLEITHHGQVFMLRRASGVDGPRGHAAAIMTEVLVDAECKGVINASQKKLLLQEIALQLS